The proteins below come from a single Zea mays cultivar B73 chromosome 8, Zm-B73-REFERENCE-NAM-5.0, whole genome shotgun sequence genomic window:
- the LOC100277278 gene encoding uncharacterized protein LOC100277278 encodes MAMELPLFLGDGPDAALFSSLWSSFPDDLQPPPQQESVAELKQTLLATTLELEAAREELRRKEQSIAKLSDLVREVAKERDDARDQAQSLRLLAAQAAPPLVTSSVTDSDCSLASSPVDPFFDPVTSADNRRRCKFSPATPPAAPRQQQQRQPGAGLGSAADAALEMLAAKRPLPHRGRLLAAVMEAGPLLQNLLVAGQLPRWRNPPTVRAPDTLPLGASRAAGYADDAVTLAASGCTKRPMAAALPVLPAASCSPGFIAKRQRLH; translated from the exons ATGGCCATGGAGCTTCCTCTCTTCCTCGGGGACGGCCCGGACGCCGCCCTCTTCTCCTCCCTCTGGTCCTCCTTCCCCGACGACCTGCAGCCGCCGCCGCAACAAGAG AGCGTGGCGGAGCTGAAGCAGACCCTGCTGGCGACCACGCTGGAGCTGGAGGCGGCGAGGGAGGAGCTGAGGCGGAAGGAGCAGAGCATCGCCAAGCTGTCGGACCTGGTGCGCGAGGTGGCCAAGGAGCGCGACGACGCGCGGGACCAGGCGCAGAGCCTCCGCCTCCTCGCTGCCCAGGCCGCGCCGCCGCTCGTCACGTCCAGCGTCACCGACTCCGACTGCAGCCTCGCGTCGTCCCCCGTGGACCCGTTCTTCGACCCCGTCACGTCCGCCGACAACAGGCGGCGCTGCAAGTTCAGccccgccacgccgccggccgcgcccaggcagcagcagcagcgccaGCCCGGCGCCGGGCTCGGGTCGGCGGCCGACGCCGCGCTCGAGATGCTCGCCGCCAAGAGGCCCCTGCCGCACAGGGGCCGCCTGCTGGCCGCCGTCATGGAGGCCGGGCCCCTGCTGCAGAACCTGCTCGTCGCCGGGCAGCTCCCGCGCTGGCGCAACCCGCCCACGGTGCGCGCACCGGACACGCTGCCGCTCGGCGCCTCCCGCGCCGCCGGGTACGCCGACGACGCGGTCACGCTGGCCGCCAGCGGCTGCACGAAGCGGCCGATGGCCGCGGCCTTGCCCGTGCTGCCCGCCGCCAGCTGCTCGCCGGGCTTCATCGCCAAGCGACAGAGGCTGCACTGA
- the LOC103637315 gene encoding LOW QUALITY PROTEIN: probable disease resistance protein RXW24L (The sequence of the model RefSeq protein was modified relative to this genomic sequence to represent the inferred CDS: inserted 2 bases in 1 codon) codes for MAEAIILALRKIGSALADETAKKMLAKLSEKVNNLRDLNDKIESIRMQLTAMNNVICKIGTIYLTDEVVRGWIGEVRKVAYHVEDVMDMYSYHTLQMEEEWFLKKYFIKASHYVLVFSQIAEEVIKVEKEIKKVVELKNLWXSRQRSHDNYPLLFKDEDLVGIEDNRRRLTEWLYSDELDSTVITVSGMGGLGKTTLVTNVYEREKTNFSATTWMVVSQTYTIEALLRKLLMKVGREEQVSPNIDKLDVHDLKENIKQKLDNRKCLIVLDDVWDQEVYLQMSDAFQNLAMTSCWR; via the exons ATGGCAGAAGCAATAATCCTTGCTCTGAGAAAGATTGGTAGCGCTTTAGCAGATGAAACTGCCAAGAAAATGCTGGCCAAATTGTCTGAAAAGGTTAACAATCTGAGGGATCTGAATGATAAGATCGAGTCAATAAGAATGCAACTGACAGCCATGAACAATGTTATATGTAAGATTGGCACAatatacctcactgatgaagtcgtCAGGGGATGGATTGGGGAAGTGCGCAAGGTGGCCTACCATGTTGAGGATGTAATGGACATGTACTCCTATCACACACTTCAAATGGAGGAAGAATGGTTCCTGAAGAAGTACTTCATTAAAGCGTCACATTATGTCTTGGTTTTTAGTCAAATAGCAGAAGAAGTTATCAAGGTTGAGAAGGAGATCAAGAAAGTTGTAGAACTCAAAAATCTGTG TTCAAGACAGCGTTCGCACGATAACTACCCACTACTTTTTAAAGATGAAGATCTTGTGGGGATTGAAGATAACAGGAGAAGGCTCACCGAATGGCTATATTCTGATGAGCTTGACAGCACAGTGATAACAGTATCAGGCATGGGTGGACTTGGAAAAACTACCCTTGTAACAAATGTTTACGAGCGTGAAAAAACCAATTTTTCTGCTACAACATGGATGGTCGTGTCCCAGACCTACACTATAGAAGCCCTGCTTAGGAAGTTACTCATGAAGGTTGGTCGTGAAGAGCAGGTGTCACCTAACATTGACAAATTGGATGTCCATGATTTGAAAGAAAACATAAAGCAAAAGCTCGATAATCGCAAATGTTTGATTGTATTGGACGATGTATGGGACCAGGAAGTGTACCTTCAAATGTCTGATGCATTCCAAAATCTTGCAATGAcaagctgctggagatag